Proteins from a single region of Streptococcus mitis:
- a CDS encoding phosphoglycerate mutase — protein sequence MVKLVFARHGESEWNKANLFTGWADVDLSEKGTQQAIDAGKLIKEAGIEFDQAYTSVLKRAIKTTNLALEASDQLWVPVEKSWRLNERHYGGLTGKNKAEAAEQFGDEQVHIWRRSYDVLPPNMDRDDEHSAHTDRRYASLDDSVIPDAENLKVTLERALPFWEDKIAPALKDGKNVFVGAHGNSIRALVKHIKGLSDDEIMDVEIPNFPPLVFEFDEKLNVVSEYYLGK from the coding sequence ATGGTAAAATTGGTTTTTGCTCGCCACGGTGAGTCTGAATGGAACAAAGCTAACCTTTTCACTGGTTGGGCTGATGTTGATTTGTCTGAAAAAGGTACACAACAAGCGATTGACGCTGGTAAATTGATCAAAGAAGCTGGTATCGAATTTGACCAAGCTTACACTTCAGTATTGAAACGTGCTATCAAAACAACTAACTTAGCTCTTGAAGCTTCTGACCAATTGTGGGTTCCAGTTGAAAAATCATGGCGTTTGAACGAACGTCACTACGGTGGTTTGACTGGTAAAAACAAAGCTGAAGCTGCTGAACAATTTGGTGATGAGCAAGTTCACATCTGGCGTCGTTCATACGATGTATTGCCTCCAAACATGGATCGTGATGATGAGCATTCAGCTCACACTGACCGTCGTTACGCTTCACTTGACGACTCAGTTATTCCAGATGCTGAAAACTTGAAAGTGACTTTGGAACGTGCCCTACCATTCTGGGAAGATAAAATCGCTCCAGCACTTAAAGATGGTAAAAACGTATTCGTAGGAGCTCACGGTAACTCAATCCGTGCCCTTGTAAAACACATCAAAGGTTTGTCAGATGACGAAATCATGGACGTGGAAATCCCTAACTTCCCACCATTGGTATTCGAATTTGACGAAAAATTGAACGTCGTTTCTGAATACTACCTTGGAAAATAA
- a CDS encoding ABC transporter ATP-binding protein, protein MAYIEMKHCYKRYQVGDTEIVANRDVNFEIEKGELVIILGASGAGKSTVLNLLGGMDTNDEGEIWIDGANIADYSSHQRTNYRRNNVGFVFQFYNLVSNLTAKENVELASEIVTDALNPEQVLTDVGLAHRLNNFPAQLSGGEQQRVSIARAVAKNPKILLCDEPTGALDYQTGKQVLKILQDMSRQKGATVIIVTHNSTLAPIADRVIHMRDATVMRVTINENPQAIDTLEY, encoded by the coding sequence ATGGCTTATATTGAGATGAAACACTGTTACAAGCGTTATCAGGTTGGGGACACGGAGATTGTGGCCAATCGCGATGTGAATTTTGAGATTGAAAAGGGTGAATTGGTGATCATTCTAGGTGCATCTGGTGCAGGCAAGTCAACGGTTCTTAACCTTCTTGGGGGAATGGATACCAATGACGAGGGGGAAATCTGGATTGATGGTGCCAATATTGCAGACTATAGTTCCCATCAGAGAACCAATTACCGCCGCAATAATGTAGGCTTTGTTTTTCAGTTTTATAATCTAGTTTCCAACCTAACAGCTAAGGAAAATGTGGAGTTGGCCTCAGAAATTGTGACAGATGCCTTGAATCCTGAACAAGTCTTGACAGATGTAGGTCTGGCTCATCGCCTCAATAACTTTCCAGCCCAGCTTTCTGGAGGGGAGCAACAGCGAGTCTCCATTGCACGCGCTGTAGCCAAAAATCCAAAAATCCTCCTTTGTGATGAACCAACTGGAGCCTTGGATTATCAGACAGGCAAGCAGGTTTTGAAGATTCTCCAAGACATGTCTCGTCAAAAGGGAGCGACGGTGATTATCGTAACTCATAATAGCACGCTAGCTCCTATCGCAGATCGGGTGATTCACATGCGTGATGCCACTGTTATGAGAGTAACAATCAATGAGAATCCACAGGCTATCGATACATTGGAGTATTAG
- a CDS encoding FtsX-like permease family protein, translated as MSMKKTYRKDLLQSVTASKGRFLSILTLMMLGSLALVGLKVTSPNMERTAEDYLRKSNTLDLAVIADYGLDKEDQDELNTLHGASVEFGYMADLTVENSEEAVRLYSKPEGISTFQVTEGRLPEADGEISLADFWRDRYQIGQTITFSKKEEGKTVIKSQSFIITGFVQSGEILSQEDLGGASSGNGSLAGYGVILPSQFDSDVYSIARVRYDDLKNLDAFSSDYRSKRDQHQEDLQNLLADNGQKRLASIKANGQKSLEDGKEQLQTVESNLQKGKSQLEQAEGRLKTQEEQAIALPEPQKSQAKEQLTKAKEELATEKEKMAQTESNLAKEKEKLEQRQKELDELAEPTYHVYNRQTMPGGQGYLMYSNASASIRSVGNIFPVVLFMVAAMVTFTTMTRFVDEERTNAGIFKALGYKNKDIVAKFVLYGFLAGTVGTVLGTLLGHYLLAGVISDVITAGMVVGKSQEYFYWSYSLLALALSWVSSVLPAYLVARRELHDEAAQLLLPKPPVKGSKILLERLSFIWSRLSFTHKVTARNIFRYKQRMLMTIFGVAGSVALLFAGLGIQSSVGGVVDRQFEQIQQYQMIVAEKSSVTEQEKADLESALQAEPIHAYQKIYSKSIEKDFKGKAGLQTITIMVTSRENFKPFIALEENGQEVQVTDGAVVSQKLAQLEGITVGDKLELDGKEIRVAAISENYVGHFVYLNRATYEQVYDTSPKDNTYLVKLKEPTPSNTEKEAAVFMKKTAVSGVVQNATAIHLFESVANSLNKTMAILVLVSVLLAIVILYNLTNINVAERIRELSTIKVLGFHNKEVTLYIYRETMVLSFVGIVLGLVAGYYLHQFLIQMISPATILFYPRVSWEVYALPIIAVTVILALLGLFVNHHLRKVDMLEALKSVE; from the coding sequence ATTAGCATGAAAAAAACATACCGAAAAGACTTGCTCCAGTCGGTGACTGCTTCCAAGGGACGCTTTTTGTCTATCTTGACCTTGATGATGCTGGGGTCTTTAGCCCTAGTAGGTCTCAAAGTGACTAGCCCAAATATGGAACGAACGGCTGAGGATTATCTTCGTAAATCAAATACCTTGGATCTGGCAGTGATAGCTGATTATGGCTTGGACAAAGAAGATCAGGATGAACTAAATACCCTTCACGGAGCAAGTGTTGAGTTTGGCTATATGGCAGACCTAACCGTTGAAAATAGTGAAGAAGCGGTTCGACTTTATTCTAAGCCAGAGGGAATTTCAACTTTTCAAGTGACAGAAGGGCGACTTCCAGAGGCTGATGGGGAAATTTCCTTGGCAGATTTCTGGAGAGACCGCTATCAGATTGGGCAGACTATCACCTTTAGCAAGAAAGAAGAAGGGAAGACCGTCATAAAATCCCAATCTTTCATAATTACTGGATTTGTTCAGTCGGGTGAGATACTTTCTCAAGAAGACTTGGGAGGGGCTAGTAGTGGAAATGGAAGCTTGGCTGGCTATGGAGTGATTTTACCCAGTCAGTTTGACTCAGATGTTTATAGCATTGCGCGTGTGCGCTATGATGATTTAAAAAATTTGGATGCTTTTTCATCAGACTATAGAAGCAAACGAGATCAACACCAGGAAGACTTACAAAACTTGCTTGCCGATAATGGTCAAAAAAGATTGGCAAGTATCAAAGCAAATGGGCAAAAGAGCTTGGAAGATGGAAAAGAGCAGCTCCAAACAGTTGAAAGTAACCTTCAAAAAGGCAAGAGTCAGTTAGAACAGGCTGAAGGTCGATTGAAAACGCAAGAAGAACAAGCGATCGCTTTGCCTGAGCCTCAAAAGAGTCAAGCCAAGGAGCAATTGACAAAAGCTAAGGAAGAATTGGCTACAGAAAAAGAAAAAATGGCTCAGACAGAGAGTAATCTAGCCAAGGAAAAAGAGAAGCTTGAACAACGCCAGAAAGAGCTTGATGAACTGGCAGAGCCTACTTACCATGTATACAACCGCCAAACCATGCCAGGTGGTCAAGGCTATCTCATGTACAGTAACGCTTCAGCAAGTATTCGTTCTGTCGGGAATATCTTTCCCGTGGTGCTTTTTATGGTTGCTGCAATGGTAACCTTTACAACTATGACTCGCTTTGTGGATGAAGAGCGTACCAATGCTGGTATTTTCAAGGCCCTAGGTTACAAGAATAAAGATATTGTTGCCAAGTTTGTCCTCTATGGTTTTCTTGCAGGAACTGTGGGAACCGTTTTAGGAACGCTTCTAGGACATTATCTCCTTGCAGGCGTGATTTCGGATGTTATAACAGCTGGAATGGTCGTTGGGAAAAGTCAGGAGTATTTCTACTGGTCTTATAGCCTTCTTGCCCTGGCCTTAAGTTGGGTATCCAGTGTCTTGCCAGCTTATCTAGTGGCACGGAGGGAATTGCACGATGAAGCAGCCCAACTTTTGCTGCCCAAACCTCCCGTTAAAGGATCAAAGATTTTGCTGGAACGCTTGAGCTTTATTTGGAGTCGTTTGAGCTTCACTCATAAGGTTACGGCGCGAAATATTTTCCGTTATAAGCAACGGATGTTGATGACCATTTTTGGAGTTGCGGGTTCGGTTGCTCTCCTATTTGCAGGTCTTGGCATTCAGTCTTCTGTGGGAGGAGTTGTCGATCGTCAATTTGAACAAATCCAGCAATACCAGATGATTGTAGCGGAAAAGAGCAGTGTAACGGAGCAAGAAAAAGCAGACCTAGAAAGTGCCTTGCAAGCTGAGCCTATCCATGCTTATCAAAAGATTTACTCTAAATCCATTGAAAAAGATTTCAAAGGAAAAGCAGGACTTCAGACTATTACCATAATGGTTACAAGCAGAGAAAATTTCAAACCCTTTATCGCATTAGAGGAAAATGGCCAAGAGGTGCAGGTCACAGATGGAGCAGTCGTGAGTCAAAAATTAGCTCAACTAGAAGGTATTACGGTTGGAGACAAGCTGGAGCTTGATGGGAAAGAAATCAGGGTCGCGGCTATTTCTGAAAACTATGTTGGACACTTTGTTTATCTCAACCGAGCGACATACGAACAAGTCTACGATACCAGTCCGAAAGACAATACCTACCTAGTAAAATTAAAAGAGCCAACACCATCCAATACGGAGAAAGAAGCTGCGGTATTTATGAAAAAAACTGCTGTTTCTGGGGTGGTCCAAAATGCAACGGCTATCCACCTTTTTGAATCTGTAGCCAATTCTCTCAATAAAACCATGGCAATCCTTGTCCTTGTTTCCGTCTTGCTAGCCATTGTCATTCTTTACAATCTCACCAATATCAATGTGGCAGAACGTATCCGTGAACTTTCGACCATCAAGGTTCTCGGTTTCCATAATAAAGAAGTGACCCTCTATATCTACCGCGAGACCATGGTGCTGTCCTTTGTTGGTATTGTTCTCGGTTTGGTAGCTGGCTACTATTTACATCAATTTTTGATTCAAATGATCTCACCTGCCACCATACTTTTTTATCCACGAGTCAGCTGGGAAGTCTATGCTCTTCCAATCATCGCAGTGACTGTAATCTTAGCCTTACTGGGTCTCTTTGTCAATCACCACTTGAGAAAGGTGGATATGCTTGAAGCTCTGAAATCAGTAGAGTAG
- the rpsO gene encoding 30S ribosomal protein S15, with protein MAISKEKKNEIIAQYARHEGDTGSVEVQVAVLTWEINHLNEHIKQHKKDHATYRGLMKKIGRRRNLLAYLRKNDVNRYRELINSLGLRR; from the coding sequence ATGGCAATCTCAAAAGAGAAAAAAAATGAAATCATCGCACAATATGCACGTCACGAAGGTGATACAGGTTCAGTAGAGGTTCAAGTTGCTGTCCTTACTTGGGAAATCAACCACCTTAACGAACACATCAAACAACACAAAAAAGACCACGCTACTTACCGTGGATTGATGAAGAAAATCGGTCGCCGTCGTAACTTGCTTGCATACTTGCGTAAAAACGACGTTAACCGTTACCGTGAGTTAATCAACTCTCTAGGACTTCGTCGCTAA
- a CDS encoding CadD family cadmium resistance transporter — protein sequence MVQTIISAIGVYISTSIDYLIILIILFAQLSQNKQKWHIYAGQYLGTGLLVGASLVAAYIVNFVPEEWLVGLLGLIPIYLGIRFAIVGEGEEEEEEIIERLEQSKANQLFWTVTLLTIASGGDNLGIYIPYFASLDWSQTLVALLVFVIGIIILCEISRVLSSIPLIFETVEKYERIIVPLVFILLGLYIMYENGTIETFLTV from the coding sequence ATGGTACAGACAATCATATCTGCTATTGGTGTTTATATTTCTACCAGTATCGATTATTTAATTATTTTAATTATTTTATTTGCACAGCTATCACAGAATAAACAAAAATGGCATATTTATGCGGGGCAATATCTAGGCACAGGCTTACTTGTAGGGGCGAGTTTAGTTGCTGCTTATATCGTTAATTTCGTGCCTGAAGAATGGCTGGTTGGATTGCTTGGTTTAATCCCTATTTATTTAGGGATTCGCTTTGCAATTGTTGGAGAAGGTGAGGAAGAAGAGGAAGAAATTATTGAAAGATTAGAACAAAGCAAGGCAAATCAACTGTTTTGGACAGTTACATTGCTAACAATTGCGTCTGGCGGAGATAATTTAGGTATCTATATACCTTATTTTGCTTCGTTAGATTGGTCACAGACCCTCGTGGCGTTGCTTGTGTTTGTAATCGGCATAATTATCTTATGCGAGATTAGTCGGGTGTTATCCTCTATTCCGTTAATATTCGAGACAGTTGAAAAATACGAGCGAATCATTGTGCCCTTAGTATTCATTCTACTTGGACTATACATCATGTATGAAAATGGCACGATAGAGACTTTTCTGACCGTGTAG
- a CDS encoding TIGR04197 family type VII secretion effector yields the protein MSTVKSDLNIAQTYASQLKNACQSLTAIAVASQDDRTTLQGNNKAHQCLTKSQNLASQISAAVTLTSERLHSIASDFEALDEAGANGFRSHA from the coding sequence ATGTCAACAGTAAAAAGTGATCTAAATATTGCGCAAACATATGCGAGTCAGCTGAAAAATGCTTGTCAATCGTTAACAGCGATTGCTGTGGCTAGTCAAGATGATCGAACGACCCTTCAAGGGAATAACAAAGCCCATCAATGTCTGACAAAGTCTCAAAATCTAGCTAGTCAGATTTCGGCAGCCGTTACCCTGACTTCAGAACGACTGCACTCTATAGCGAGTGATTTTGAGGCGTTAGATGAAGCGGGTGCCAATGGTTTTAGGAGTCATGCATGA
- a CDS encoding DUF3958 family protein: MSKLDELKKRERELLYQLEDNGKEKYRTKELIETFEGYDRASHRYQNDLWEAAYQSRYAGQLEETLLQRNQLKNQILEKLSYRMDDLKKEKFRLEGDLDEVYYERRKELEREEEKRHGH; the protein is encoded by the coding sequence ATGAGCAAGTTGGATGAGTTGAAGAAAAGAGAGCGAGAACTCTTGTACCAGCTAGAAGACAATGGAAAAGAGAAATATCGCACCAAAGAACTGATAGAAACCTTTGAAGGGTATGATAGAGCTAGTCACCGTTATCAAAATGATTTGTGGGAGGCGGCCTATCAGAGCCGATATGCAGGACAGTTGGAAGAAACACTCCTACAAAGAAACCAACTTAAAAACCAAATTCTTGAGAAGCTCAGCTACCGCATGGATGATTTGAAAAAAGAAAAGTTCCGGTTAGAGGGAGACTTGGATGAGGTCTACTATGAAAGACGCAAAGAACTAGAAAGAGAGGAGGAAAAACGACATGGGCATTGA
- a CDS encoding T7SS effector LXG polymorphic toxin gives MGIDMYLEQSQLQSSSVATMCQSQVEAYQDLQSAIQKFSEDTESLKGDAYNSARSFFASVLLPLSKGGQLYAETFSQAIKKLPEDYQTMVDSKSWREDDLLDKIRQEEQMIAYLDEVNQFLSSLTMDSEEKGRLRRSNVELMRGHHANKRVYETILRDLRAYDSYSGGLFDELDSIDVQLSRGLAQIESSWDAKTGIFKIPSDLTWANYLSAYTDTKDMKLSRQEKAFVQSMMAEYGFDAETAQQLLTIKQGIDKKFPTSSQEFRDYIFLRVVGAAYYDGFKWNETAGGLGHYFYKEFVSDPQTGQKLRTLKPILEIYQELGLKEEKAKELYYNLRLQHELASGEYSASGDLKKDHPLVYQDSKEAYQRAYENSENFDKFWDEKLKAYSNNGVGHADFTHQSITMATHLNPNQVQLADIYGGREHVKDLSGWEGDTTFNANDMKPSIGEDDYKADLDSVNLIGRMQKGQSYDQAISSYYADLQKDSTQREREFLKNKDWKQVRSTIYASILPLEIMQKGEDAIKAYIESNYQGVSKFLNRLEAVAE, from the coding sequence ATGGGCATTGATATGTACTTAGAACAATCACAACTACAAAGTTCGAGTGTAGCAACCATGTGCCAATCTCAGGTTGAGGCTTATCAAGACTTGCAATCAGCCATTCAAAAGTTTTCAGAGGATACAGAGAGTCTAAAGGGCGATGCTTATAATTCGGCTAGAAGTTTTTTTGCAAGTGTCTTATTACCCTTGAGCAAAGGGGGGCAGCTCTATGCGGAAACCTTCTCTCAAGCTATCAAGAAATTGCCAGAAGACTACCAAACGATGGTCGACAGCAAGAGTTGGCGGGAGGATGATCTACTTGATAAGATCCGCCAGGAAGAGCAAATGATTGCCTATCTAGATGAAGTCAACCAATTCCTTTCTAGCTTGACCATGGATAGTGAAGAAAAGGGAAGATTGAGACGCAGTAATGTGGAACTCATGCGAGGACATCATGCCAATAAACGCGTCTATGAAACGATTTTGAGAGACCTGCGTGCCTATGATAGCTACTCAGGAGGGCTTTTCGATGAACTAGACAGTATCGATGTGCAACTGAGTCGCGGACTGGCCCAGATTGAAAGTAGTTGGGATGCAAAGACAGGGATCTTTAAAATTCCATCTGACCTGACTTGGGCCAACTACCTGTCTGCTTATACTGATACAAAGGATATGAAACTCAGTCGTCAAGAGAAAGCCTTTGTCCAGTCCATGATGGCAGAATACGGCTTTGACGCAGAGACAGCCCAGCAACTCTTGACCATCAAGCAAGGGATAGACAAGAAGTTCCCAACCTCAAGTCAAGAGTTTCGTGACTATATCTTTTTGCGAGTCGTCGGTGCAGCCTACTATGATGGCTTTAAGTGGAATGAAACAGCAGGTGGATTGGGGCATTATTTTTATAAAGAATTTGTGAGCGATCCGCAGACAGGCCAAAAATTGAGAACATTGAAACCAATTCTTGAAATTTATCAAGAACTGGGATTGAAAGAAGAAAAGGCCAAAGAACTGTATTATAATCTTAGATTGCAACATGAATTGGCTAGTGGGGAATACAGTGCATCTGGTGATCTGAAGAAAGATCATCCTTTAGTATATCAAGACTCAAAAGAAGCTTATCAAAGAGCTTATGAAAATTCTGAGAATTTTGATAAGTTTTGGGACGAGAAACTGAAGGCCTATTCTAACAATGGAGTGGGTCATGCAGACTTTACCCACCAGTCCATCACTATGGCCACTCATCTTAATCCTAATCAAGTTCAGTTAGCCGATATCTATGGTGGTAGAGAGCATGTCAAGGACCTTTCTGGCTGGGAGGGAGACACGACCTTTAACGCTAATGATATGAAGCCAAGCATAGGCGAAGATGACTACAAAGCAGACCTTGATTCAGTCAATCTTATCGGCCGCATGCAGAAGGGACAATCCTATGACCAAGCTATATCTTCTTACTATGCTGATCTTCAAAAGGATTCGACTCAGAGAGAAAGAGAATTCTTAAAAAATAAAGATTGGAAGCAGGTAAGAAGCACTATCTATGCCAGTATCCTTCCATTAGAGATTATGCAAAAAGGGGAAGATGCCATTAAAGCGTATATTGAAAGTAATTATCAAGGTGTGTCCAAATTTTTAAATCGTTTAGAAGCTGTGGCGGAGTAG
- a CDS encoding TipC family immunity protein: protein MKKILGVLTIVILLVSVCLFFFVRQPKNIFDEIYQETEKSYQVDNIFGKNEDIIVRPVWPSDNESLKYSPHVTYKDNIFNNYCKVVLGFNFQNLEQTSFIRFDKYIDSGVRIRIRTVYSYLEKSLKKEVEVIVIKGNSENYIDNESQVKSYLEQYGITAKDLDSYYDEIVNQKVLKDWCSIYDSKYSPSNYGEVKVETQWENW from the coding sequence ATGAAGAAAATACTAGGCGTTTTAACAATAGTGATATTACTTGTATCAGTTTGTCTTTTCTTCTTTGTGCGTCAACCTAAAAATATTTTTGATGAAATCTACCAAGAAACGGAGAAGAGTTATCAGGTAGATAATATTTTTGGAAAAAATGAAGATATTATTGTTCGTCCAGTTTGGCCAAGTGATAATGAAAGTTTAAAATATAGTCCACATGTAACCTATAAAGACAACATTTTTAATAATTATTGTAAAGTTGTACTAGGATTTAATTTTCAAAATTTGGAACAAACAAGTTTTATTCGTTTTGACAAATATATTGATTCAGGTGTTAGAATACGGATAAGAACAGTATATAGCTATCTTGAAAAAAGTTTGAAAAAAGAAGTAGAAGTAATTGTAATAAAGGGGAATTCCGAAAATTATATTGACAATGAATCCCAAGTAAAATCATACCTAGAGCAGTACGGTATCACTGCCAAGGATTTGGATTCTTACTACGACGAAATCGTCAACCAGAAAGTCCTGAAAGATTGGTGCTCGATTTATGACAGTAAGTACTCACCAAGCAACTATGGCGAGGTGAAAGTCGAAACCCAGTGGGAGAATTGGTGA